The genome window GGCCGGTCAGGGCGCTGCGCGGCCGGTCAGGGCGCTGCGCGGCCGGTCAGGGCGCTGCGCGGCCGGTCAGGGCGCGAGGCCGTCGCCCGGTAGAACCCCGCGACCGCCTCATTGAACAGGCCCGGGCGGCGGGCCATGACCTCGTGGCCGCACTCCGGTGCCACGAAGAGCCGCGCGTCCGGCAGCTGTCGCATGAGGCCCCAGGCATGGTCGACCGGCACGAACGGGTCGCGGTCGCCGACGGTGACGAGCACCGGCGCCGTCACCTGGCGCAGGTCGCGCGGCGTGAGGAGGGGCTGACTCGCGACGTCCGCGGCGATGATCGGGAGCAGCCGACGCCATGCGTCGACGCCCTGGCCGGCATCGTGACGTCGAGCAAGCGTTGCTTTCCAGGCCGGATCGGCGTCCGCCCGGGCCGGATCCATGAGCCGCCGGGCGACGCTCGTGCGCGGCTCGCGCGACGTGTCGATGGAGGCGATGACGAGCGTCCGGAGCCGTTCCGGGTGGCGCGTCGCGAAGATGAGGGCGGTCATCGCTCCCATCGAGAAGCCGGCGAGATCGAATCGATCGAGGCCGAGCGCGTCGACGAAGGCGAGCAGATCGGCCACGAGGAGGTCGTACGACCATCCATCCGCCGGGTCCCATCGGGTCCGCCCGTGGCTCCGCGCGTCGGGCAGATAGAGCCGGAACGAGCGGGCAAGCGCCGGTCGCTGGGCGCCCCAGTCCTCGGCGCCGAGCGAGGTCGCCCCATGGAGCAGGACGAGCGGCGAAGCGGCCGCGTCGCCGTCGACGTCGTAGCCAACGTCGAGGCCGTTCGCGCGGATCATCGTCATCGCCGCCGCGTCAGGGCTCCGGGCGGCCCTGCGGAGCGATGGCCACCGTTGGTTCGACCTTGCGGTACCGGCGGCGGTGGTAGATGAGCGGTCCGGCGTCGCGCGGCGCCGCGAGGGTATCGACCCGCCCGATGAAGAGGTCGTGGTCGCCGACCGACACGGTCTCGACGATCGTGCACTCGAGGGTCGCGATCGCCCCGTCGATGAGCGGCAACCCAGTGGCGCCCGGGTGCCACGGAGCGCCGCAGAACCGGTCCCGTCCCGGCTCGACGTCCGCCCCGGCGAAGCAATCGGCGAGGAGCCGCTGGTCCTCGCCGAGGACGTTCACCGCGTAGCGACTGCCCGCGCGGACGGCGGGGACGATGTGCCGCCGCCGGTCGAGCGCGACCATGACGAGCGGCGGCTCCAGGCTGACAGAGCTGAGCGCGTTGACGGTGATCCCGTCGGGACCAGCCGGCGTCGCGACGGTCACCACGGTGACGCCGGTCGCGAAATGCCCCATGACGAAGCGGAACGTCTCGGGGCCAAAGTCCATCGCGAGAGTGTAGGCGCGGGCGGCCCAGCACCACGCGCGGGGCGGCTTCGTGACGCACGGCGACTACACTTCATCCGCATGAGCGAGTCCTCCGAACGACCGGCACCGAAGACCCGGATCGAGCGCGAC of Chloroflexota bacterium contains these proteins:
- a CDS encoding alpha/beta fold hydrolase, translated to MTMIRANGLDVGYDVDGDAAASPLVLLHGATSLGAEDWGAQRPALARSFRLYLPDARSHGRTRWDPADGWSYDLLVADLLAFVDALGLDRFDLAGFSMGAMTALIFATRHPERLRTLVIASIDTSREPRTSVARRLMDPARADADPAWKATLARRHDAGQGVDAWRRLLPIIAADVASQPLLTPRDLRQVTAPVLVTVGDRDPFVPVDHAWGLMRQLPDARLFVAPECGHEVMARRPGLFNEAVAGFYRATASRPDRPRSALTGRAAP
- a CDS encoding flavin reductase family protein — its product is MDFGPETFRFVMGHFATGVTVVTVATPAGPDGITVNALSSVSLEPPLVMVALDRRRHIVPAVRAGSRYAVNVLGEDQRLLADCFAGADVEPGRDRFCGAPWHPGATGLPLIDGAIATLECTIVETVSVGDHDLFIGRVDTLAAPRDAGPLIYHRRRYRKVEPTVAIAPQGRPEP